Proteins co-encoded in one Alphaproteobacteria bacterium PA2 genomic window:
- a CDS encoding thioesterase: MGQAVEVWSGGANTWESDEMGHLNVRFWVAKSLEALGGLARVLGMPEAFSAEAGATLVVREQHMRFLREARAGMSLTAQGSVIEMGETDARLLIVLHHLSGEPAATFQTVVSHVTAGDLKPFPWPRRVLEAAATITAPVPAHAAARSIDLSPVTTMASLARAEALGLQRIGLGTIQATELDVFGRMRGEMLVGRISDGVSRLFGNDRPGPALAAGEAPKRIGGAVLEYRIVHHDWPRAGDHVEIRSALAEVTPRIRRVMHWMVDPVSGKPWGSTEAVTISFDLDARKAVDISPEAMAEMNTKAVPGLGL; encoded by the coding sequence ATGGGGCAAGCGGTCGAGGTCTGGAGCGGGGGCGCCAACACCTGGGAAAGCGACGAAATGGGCCACCTGAACGTCAGGTTCTGGGTCGCCAAGTCGCTGGAGGCCCTGGGGGGCCTGGCCCGGGTTCTGGGCATGCCGGAGGCTTTTTCCGCCGAGGCCGGCGCGACCCTGGTGGTCCGCGAGCAGCACATGCGCTTCCTGCGGGAGGCCCGGGCCGGCATGTCCCTGACCGCCCAGGGCTCGGTGATCGAGATGGGCGAGACCGACGCCCGCCTGCTGATCGTGCTGCATCATCTGTCAGGCGAGCCGGCCGCCACCTTCCAGACGGTGGTTTCCCACGTTACAGCCGGTGACCTTAAACCCTTCCCCTGGCCAAGGAGGGTGCTGGAGGCCGCCGCAACCATCACAGCGCCGGTTCCCGCCCATGCCGCCGCCCGCAGTATCGATCTCTCGCCGGTAACCACCATGGCCAGCCTGGCCCGGGCCGAGGCCCTTGGGCTCCAGCGCATAGGCCTTGGAACCATCCAGGCAACCGAGCTGGATGTCTTCGGGCGGATGCGGGGGGAAATGCTGGTGGGCCGGATTTCAGACGGCGTCTCGCGCCTGTTCGGCAATGACCGGCCCGGCCCCGCTCTGGCGGCCGGTGAGGCCCCGAAGCGGATCGGCGGCGCTGTCCTGGAATACCGGATCGTCCACCATGATTGGCCCCGGGCCGGGGATCATGTGGAGATCCGCTCAGCCCTGGCGGAAGTGACGCCCCGCATCCGCCGGGTCATGCACTGGATGGTGGATCCGGTTAGCGGCAAGCCCTGGGGCAGCACCGAGGCGGTGACCATCAGCTTTGACCTGGACGCCCGCAAGGCCGTGGACATCAGCCCGGAAGCCATGGCCGAGATGAACACAAAGGCTGTGCCTGGCCTCGGTCTTTAG
- a CDS encoding N-acetyltransferase — protein MEVRPYEPSDADAWKALNEAWIGKLFKIEPKDREVLDFPEKNILEKGGHIFMAHQAGAAVGCAALIRMSDGGYELAKMTVDESMRGTGLGRALMEACIAKAKALGAVRLYLETNSSLAPAIGLYRAVGFVDMPTQSTPYARADVFMELKL, from the coding sequence ATGGAAGTACGCCCTTACGAGCCCAGCGACGCCGATGCCTGGAAAGCCCTCAATGAGGCCTGGATCGGAAAGTTGTTCAAGATTGAACCAAAAGACCGGGAGGTCCTGGATTTTCCGGAGAAGAACATCCTCGAGAAGGGCGGACATATCTTCATGGCCCACCAGGCAGGCGCCGCCGTGGGCTGCGCCGCCCTGATCAGGATGTCAGATGGCGGTTATGAGCTGGCCAAGATGACCGTGGATGAATCCATGCGGGGGACAGGACTGGGCCGGGCCCTCATGGAGGCCTGCATCGCCAAGGCTAAGGCCCTGGGCGCCGTGCGTCTCTACCTTGAAACCAATTCAAGCCTGGCGCCGGCCATCGGTCTCTACCGGGCTGTGGGCTTTGTGGACATGCCCACCCAGTCGACCCCCTATGCGAGGGCCGACGTCTTCATGGAGCTGAAGCTCTAG
- a CDS encoding molybdopterin-binding protein, giving the protein MTEVLHRRGWIKGVAASMAGLWLAACDKINDSPGVQKTLLKAEGLNRRVHRALIDRKALAREFTAADISKDFKANGSISPGDKAYREHLTAGFADYRLKIDGLVDHPMELTLAEIRALPSRSQITRHDCVEGWSSIGKWTGARLGPLLDKVGLQREARYLVFHCFDTLGEAMDGSNQYYESIDLIDAYHPQTILAYRMNDAVLPVAHGAPLRLRVERQLGYKQAKYIARIEAVSDFKSIGGGNGGFWEDRGYEWYAGI; this is encoded by the coding sequence ATGACCGAAGTCCTCCACCGCCGCGGCTGGATCAAGGGCGTCGCCGCCAGCATGGCCGGCCTCTGGCTCGCCGCCTGCGACAAAATCAATGACAGCCCCGGCGTCCAGAAGACCCTGCTCAAAGCCGAAGGTCTGAACCGCCGGGTCCACAGGGCCCTGATCGACCGCAAGGCCCTGGCCAGGGAATTCACGGCTGCGGACATTTCGAAGGACTTCAAGGCCAATGGCTCGATCAGTCCCGGAGACAAGGCCTATCGCGAGCATCTCACGGCGGGCTTTGCCGACTACCGGCTGAAGATTGACGGCCTGGTGGACCACCCCATGGAGCTGACCCTGGCTGAAATCCGCGCCCTGCCGTCCCGCTCCCAGATCACCCGGCACGACTGCGTGGAGGGCTGGTCCTCCATCGGCAAGTGGACCGGCGCCCGCCTGGGTCCCCTGCTGGACAAGGTCGGCCTGCAGAGGGAGGCCCGCTATCTGGTCTTCCACTGCTTCGACACCCTGGGCGAAGCCATGGACGGGTCAAACCAGTACTATGAGAGCATTGACCTGATCGACGCCTACCATCCCCAGACCATACTGGCCTACCGGATGAATGACGCCGTCCTGCCCGTCGCCCACGGAGCCCCCCTGCGCCTGCGGGTCGAGCGCCAGCTGGGCTACAAGCAGGCCAAGTACATCGCGCGGATCGAGGCTGTGTCGGACTTCAAGTCCATCGGCGGCGGCAATGGCGGCTTCTGGGAAGACCGCGGCTATGAGTGGTACGCCGGGATCTGA
- a CDS encoding N-formylglutamate amidohydrolase, which produces MSAGPQTEKPLEMALAHPGPLHSVHYAQAGSIDPPTPLVFCSPHSGRIYPDDMGAHLSGLDIRRSEDAFVDRLMDSAPGHGAALITALAARAYLDVNRHAYELDPGMFDQPLPAFVREHSPRVAAGLGAVARLISEGLEIYARKLTFAEAQARIDQVHTPYHDALSGLITRAKSVHGFAILLDWHSMPAAAGRLASAADPVDIVLGDRFGASCHPALTTRVEGQLAGLGYRVARNIPYAGGYTTEHYGQPHNRVHALQIEISRALYLDETCLKLTEGFGRLKADLDRLSQSLAAEDWKSVGLA; this is translated from the coding sequence ATGAGTGCTGGCCCCCAGACTGAAAAACCGCTGGAAATGGCGCTGGCGCATCCGGGCCCCTTGCACAGTGTGCACTATGCTCAGGCTGGCTCGATCGATCCACCGACCCCTCTTGTCTTCTGCTCGCCGCACTCCGGCCGGATCTATCCCGATGACATGGGCGCCCATCTCTCGGGACTGGATATCCGTCGGTCAGAGGACGCCTTCGTCGACCGGCTGATGGACTCCGCCCCTGGCCATGGCGCAGCTCTGATCACAGCCCTGGCCGCCCGCGCCTATCTGGACGTCAACCGCCATGCCTATGAACTTGACCCCGGCATGTTTGATCAGCCCCTGCCCGCCTTTGTCCGCGAACATTCGCCCAGGGTGGCGGCCGGGCTTGGGGCCGTGGCGCGCCTGATCTCGGAAGGCCTGGAGATCTATGCGCGGAAGCTGACCTTCGCAGAGGCCCAGGCCCGGATTGATCAGGTGCATACGCCGTATCACGACGCCCTGTCCGGACTGATCACGCGGGCGAAAAGCGTCCATGGTTTCGCCATCCTGCTGGACTGGCACTCCATGCCTGCAGCGGCTGGACGACTGGCCAGCGCGGCCGACCCTGTAGATATTGTCCTGGGCGATCGCTTTGGCGCCTCATGCCACCCGGCGCTCACGACCCGCGTCGAGGGTCAACTTGCTGGCCTGGGTTACCGGGTTGCGCGGAATATCCCCTATGCCGGCGGCTATACCACCGAACACTACGGACAGCCGCACAACAGGGTTCATGCCCTGCAGATCGAAATCAGCCGCGCCCTTTATCTGGACGAAACCTGTCTGAAACTCACCGAGGGGTTTGGGCGCCTGAAGGCCGATCTGGACCGGCTTTCGCAAAGCCTGGCTGCCGAGGACTGGAAATCCGTGGGCCTCGCCTGA
- a CDS encoding oligoendopeptidase F, whose protein sequence is MNAPTTFETLPEWRLDDLYSDRNDPRIEADLVAARSANDELVKLKGRFLAMRADPLHLGEMLDHGIGLYEKATNGLWSVGAFASLASSTARDDPAWAKFEADLRTRSAQIAAESLFFTLELNQLDDNELEQAFKAHAPAARWRPWMRRVRLSRPHELSPDLERLLIDRGPGVANWTRLFDETLAKLSARVGREDLTLPEALNRLSDPSAERRKQAAQGLARALEARTSVLALSLNTLAFEKQVEDRWRRYASPAAARHLANEVDADAVEALEAAVVEAYPSVSHRYYALKAKVMGRKTLDYWDRNAPLETGQPRTYSWGEAQTMVLDSFADLALKFADTARTFFANPWIDARPRAGKQSGAYSHPVNSDRHPYVFMNYMGERRDVLTLAHELGHAVHQTLCAPLGTLLADTPLTLAETASIFGEGLVFERLLAGASKEERLGLLAGQIEDGLNTVVRQIAFHRFETRFHAARLEGELAPADISALWLEVMGESLGPAVKLNAGYEHYWAYVSHFAHAPFYVYAYAFGDLLVRGLMEARQENPDAFAPLYEDLLAAGGTRTYVEALKPFGLNPREKAFWAAGMKQLERRVDAFEALI, encoded by the coding sequence ATGAACGCTCCTACGACCTTTGAGACCCTGCCCGAGTGGCGCCTGGACGACCTCTATTCCGACCGGAACGATCCCAGGATCGAAGCCGACCTGGTCGCCGCCAGATCGGCTAATGACGAGCTGGTCAAACTCAAGGGCCGGTTCCTGGCCATGCGCGCCGATCCCCTGCATCTGGGCGAAATGCTGGACCACGGGATCGGCCTCTACGAAAAGGCCACCAACGGCCTCTGGAGTGTCGGCGCCTTTGCGTCCCTGGCCTCATCGACCGCCCGGGACGATCCGGCATGGGCCAAGTTCGAGGCTGACCTGCGGACCCGCTCGGCCCAGATCGCCGCCGAGAGCCTGTTCTTCACCCTCGAGCTCAACCAGCTGGACGACAATGAGCTGGAGCAGGCCTTCAAGGCCCACGCGCCGGCCGCCCGCTGGCGGCCCTGGATGCGCCGGGTGCGCCTGTCGCGGCCCCACGAGCTGTCCCCGGACCTTGAGCGCCTGCTGATCGATCGCGGCCCCGGCGTCGCCAACTGGACCCGGCTGTTCGACGAGACCCTGGCCAAACTTTCCGCCCGGGTGGGCCGGGAAGACCTGACCCTGCCCGAGGCCCTGAACCGCCTGTCCGACCCCAGCGCCGAGCGCCGCAAGCAGGCCGCCCAGGGTCTGGCCAGAGCCCTTGAGGCCCGGACATCGGTCCTGGCCCTGTCCCTCAACACCCTGGCCTTCGAAAAGCAGGTGGAGGACCGCTGGCGGCGCTATGCCAGCCCCGCTGCGGCCCGGCACCTGGCCAATGAAGTGGACGCCGACGCCGTCGAGGCCCTGGAGGCCGCCGTGGTCGAGGCCTATCCAAGCGTCAGCCACCGCTATTACGCCCTCAAGGCGAAGGTGATGGGCCGCAAGACCCTGGACTACTGGGACCGCAATGCGCCGCTCGAGACCGGTCAGCCCCGGACCTACAGCTGGGGCGAGGCCCAGACCATGGTGCTGGACAGCTTTGCTGACCTGGCGCTCAAATTCGCCGACACGGCCCGGACCTTCTTCGCCAATCCGTGGATCGACGCCCGCCCCCGGGCCGGCAAGCAGTCGGGCGCCTATTCCCATCCGGTGAATTCCGACCGCCACCCCTATGTCTTCATGAACTATATGGGCGAGCGCCGGGACGTCCTGACCCTGGCCCACGAGCTGGGCCACGCCGTCCACCAGACCCTGTGCGCGCCCCTGGGCACCCTGCTGGCCGACACCCCCCTGACCCTGGCCGAGACCGCCTCCATCTTCGGCGAGGGCCTGGTCTTTGAACGCCTGCTGGCGGGCGCTTCAAAGGAAGAGCGCCTGGGCCTGCTGGCTGGCCAGATCGAGGATGGCCTGAACACCGTGGTCCGGCAGATCGCCTTCCACCGGTTCGAGACCCGCTTCCACGCCGCCCGGCTGGAGGGTGAACTGGCCCCTGCCGACATCAGCGCCCTGTGGCTGGAGGTCATGGGCGAGAGCCTGGGCCCGGCGGTCAAGCTGAACGCCGGATACGAGCACTACTGGGCCTATGTCAGCCACTTCGCCCACGCCCCCTTCTATGTCTATGCCTACGCCTTCGGCGACCTGCTGGTCCGCGGCCTGATGGAGGCTCGCCAGGAAAACCCCGACGCCTTCGCCCCGCTCTATGAGGACCTGCTGGCCGCCGGCGGCACCCGCACCTATGTGGAAGCCCTCAAGCCCTTTGGTCTCAATCCCCGGGAAAAGGCCTTCTGGGCGGCGGGGATGAAGCAGCTGGAGCGCCGGGTGGACGCGTTTGAAGCGCTGATATGA
- a CDS encoding alpha/beta hydrolase, with the protein MTSTDNSRLRPRLIAIPQRGGETTAYEFGPADRPIDIVFSHANGFNARTYRSILEPLGDSLRVLIVDQRGHGLSHLPADASQPRDSWRDVGEDLTAVIDALDLENAVLAGHSMGGASSLLAAAARPERVRALALFDPVIMSPDVLAGMNRDSLNDSPLAVGARKRRPSFPTKAAAVEAYRGRGAFRSWSEAMLVDYVEDGFADTSDGDVALTCAPAWEASNFTAQGHEPYAAFDLLNIPIRILRAENGSTCRLEGPEPILTRSGKVMVEVVPGTSHFLPMERPDLVVEVLRNL; encoded by the coding sequence ATGACGTCCACGGACAACAGCCGCCTGCGGCCCCGGTTGATCGCCATACCGCAGAGGGGCGGCGAGACCACGGCCTATGAGTTCGGGCCGGCCGATCGTCCCATCGACATCGTCTTCTCCCATGCCAACGGCTTTAACGCCCGGACCTACCGTTCCATTCTCGAACCCCTGGGCGACAGCCTGCGGGTCCTGATAGTCGACCAGAGGGGCCACGGCCTGTCGCATCTGCCCGCCGACGCCAGCCAGCCGCGGGATTCCTGGCGAGATGTGGGGGAGGACCTCACCGCCGTCATTGACGCCCTGGACCTGGAAAACGCTGTCCTGGCCGGACATTCCATGGGCGGCGCCTCGAGTCTGCTGGCCGCCGCCGCGCGGCCGGAGCGGGTGAGGGCCCTGGCCCTGTTCGATCCGGTGATCATGTCGCCGGACGTCCTGGCCGGCATGAACCGCGACAGCCTCAATGACAGCCCCCTGGCGGTCGGCGCCCGCAAGCGGCGTCCGTCATTTCCCACCAAGGCGGCGGCCGTCGAGGCCTATCGCGGACGCGGCGCCTTCCGGTCCTGGTCCGAAGCCATGCTGGTAGATTATGTAGAGGATGGCTTTGCCGACACCTCCGACGGCGATGTCGCCCTGACATGCGCCCCTGCCTGGGAGGCCTCGAACTTCACCGCCCAGGGCCATGAGCCCTATGCGGCCTTTGACCTCCTGAACATTCCGATCCGCATTCTCCGGGCGGAGAACGGCTCGACCTGCCGTCTTGAAGGACCCGAGCCCATACTGACCAGGTCCGGCAAGGTCATGGTCGAGGTGGTCCCCGGAACCAGCCACTTCCTGCCCATGGAGCGGCCCGACCTGGTGGTCGAGGTCCTGCGCAATCTCTAA
- the typA gene encoding translational GTPase TypA, which produces MSLRNIAIIAHVDHGKTTLVDQLLAQSGVFRANEATVERAMDSNDQERERGITILAKCTSVLWNGEAGETRINIIDTPGHADFGGEVERILGMVDGCVLLVDAEEGVMPQTKFVLGKALKMGLRPILCLNKVDRAHADPDRVLNDAFDLFAAMGATDEQLDFPHIYASGKNGWATLDMDKPNDTLAPLFDLIVRHVPEPKAIVRRDEPFQILSVLIENDPFLGRLLTGRIESGKAVPGLAIRALSYDGKEVERGRITKVLAFRGLKRQPIEDAEAGDIVAIAGLSKATVADTLCAMEVTEALPAQPIDPPTISMTVSVNDSPLAGREGDKVQSRVIRDRLLKEAQSNVAIRVTETADKDAYEVAGRGELQLGVLIEGMRREGFELSISRPRVVFQTDPETGARLEPIEDVMIDVDDEFSGIVIEKLSARKAELKDMGPSGAGKTRISLMSPSRSLIGYQGEFLTDTRGSGVLNRVFSHYEPYKGAIDAGRKGVLVSNSDGETAAYALWNLEDRGTMFVGGGEKTYQGMIIGENSRQDDLDVNPMKAKQLTNVRASGKDEAVRLTPPRRMTLEQAIAYIEEDELVEVTPKSIRLRKQVLNPSFRKRRVKEE; this is translated from the coding sequence ATGTCCCTCCGCAACATCGCCATCATCGCACACGTCGACCATGGCAAAACCACCCTGGTGGATCAGCTCCTCGCCCAGTCCGGCGTCTTCCGCGCCAATGAGGCGACGGTCGAGCGCGCCATGGACTCCAACGACCAGGAGCGGGAGCGGGGGATCACCATTCTCGCCAAGTGCACCAGTGTTCTGTGGAACGGTGAAGCCGGCGAAACCCGGATCAACATCATCGACACCCCTGGCCACGCCGACTTCGGCGGCGAGGTGGAACGGATCCTCGGCATGGTGGACGGTTGCGTCCTGCTGGTGGACGCCGAAGAGGGCGTCATGCCCCAGACCAAGTTCGTTCTGGGCAAGGCGCTCAAGATGGGCCTCCGCCCCATTCTCTGCCTCAACAAGGTCGACCGGGCCCACGCCGACCCCGACCGGGTCCTCAACGACGCCTTCGACCTGTTCGCCGCCATGGGCGCAACAGACGAGCAGCTGGACTTCCCGCACATCTATGCCTCGGGCAAGAATGGCTGGGCGACCCTGGACATGGACAAGCCCAACGACACCCTGGCGCCCCTGTTTGATCTGATCGTCCGCCACGTGCCTGAGCCCAAGGCCATCGTCCGCAGGGACGAACCCTTCCAGATCCTGTCGGTTCTCATCGAGAACGACCCCTTCCTGGGCCGCCTGCTCACCGGTCGCATTGAATCCGGCAAGGCTGTCCCCGGCCTGGCCATCAGGGCCCTGTCCTATGACGGCAAGGAAGTCGAACGCGGCCGCATCACCAAGGTCCTGGCCTTCCGCGGCCTGAAGCGTCAGCCCATCGAAGACGCCGAAGCTGGCGACATCGTCGCCATCGCCGGCCTGAGCAAGGCCACCGTGGCCGACACGCTGTGCGCCATGGAAGTCACCGAGGCCCTGCCGGCCCAGCCGATCGACCCGCCGACCATTTCCATGACCGTATCGGTCAATGACAGCCCCCTGGCCGGCCGCGAAGGCGACAAGGTCCAGAGCCGGGTCATCCGTGACCGTCTTCTGAAGGAAGCCCAGTCCAACGTCGCCATCCGGGTGACGGAAACTGCCGACAAGGACGCTTATGAAGTGGCCGGCCGCGGCGAACTCCAGCTGGGCGTGCTGATCGAAGGCATGCGCCGCGAAGGCTTCGAGCTCTCCATCAGCCGCCCCCGGGTGGTCTTCCAGACCGATCCAGAGACCGGCGCCCGCCTGGAGCCCATCGAGGACGTCATGATCGACGTGGACGATGAGTTCAGCGGCATCGTCATCGAAAAGCTGTCAGCCCGTAAGGCGGAACTGAAGGACATGGGCCCGTCGGGCGCGGGCAAGACCCGGATCAGCCTGATGTCTCCCTCGCGGTCTCTGATCGGTTACCAGGGCGAATTCCTCACCGACACCCGCGGCTCGGGCGTGCTCAACCGGGTGTTCAGCCATTACGAACCCTATAAGGGCGCCATCGACGCCGGCCGTAAGGGCGTTCTGGTCTCCAATTCTGATGGTGAGACAGCGGCCTACGCCCTCTGGAACCTTGAAGACCGCGGAACCATGTTCGTTGGCGGCGGCGAGAAGACCTATCAGGGCATGATCATTGGCGAGAATTCCCGCCAGGATGACCTCGACGTCAATCCAATGAAGGCCAAGCAGCTGACCAACGTCCGCGCTTCGGGCAAGGACGAAGCTGTCCGCCTGACCCCGCCCCGCCGGATGACCCTGGAACAGGCCATCGCCTATATCGAAGAAGACGAACTGGTCGAGGTTACGCCCAAGTCGATCCGCCTTCGCAAGCAGGTGCTGAACCCCAGCTTCCGCAAGCGTCGCGTCAAGGAAGAATAG
- a CDS encoding response regulator gives MPRILLAEDDDSLRGFLARALERAGYEVTSCADGEEAVAVLDQDWDLLLTDIVMPGMDGIEVARLAAAKHPGLRIMFITGFAAVALAANESAPLGAKVLSKPIHLREIVSEVERMMAAA, from the coding sequence ATGCCCCGGATCCTCCTCGCCGAAGATGACGATTCCCTCCGAGGATTCCTGGCGCGGGCCCTGGAACGTGCGGGCTATGAGGTTACTTCATGCGCAGACGGCGAAGAGGCCGTCGCCGTGCTTGACCAGGACTGGGACCTGCTTCTGACCGACATCGTCATGCCCGGGATGGACGGAATCGAGGTCGCGCGTCTGGCGGCCGCCAAGCATCCGGGCCTGCGCATCATGTTCATCACCGGATTTGCAGCTGTGGCCCTGGCCGCCAATGAGTCGGCTCCCCTCGGCGCCAAGGTGCTGTCCAAGCCCATTCACCTTCGGGAAATCGTCTCTGAAGTCGAACGCATGATGGCCGCGGCTTAA
- a CDS encoding FAD-dependent cmnm(5)s(2)U34 oxidoreductase produces the protein MSADDTLLDWSPEGEPRSRLYGDVYFSAEDGLSEARTVFLQGCDLPRGWSGRQHYVVGELGFGTGLNILALLDLWRANRPDQGRLSVFSIEAHLMSQEEARRALSRWPELSDLAGELLAQWPRTRSGRHRIEMPELGVTIDLALMEVSQALEGWLGRADAWFLDGFSPALNPAMWSDEVLALVAARTSPGGLAATFTVAGQVRRGLQAAGFAVEKRPGFGRKRERLEAIMPGEGPVVGSMPRIAIIGAGIAGASVSRALTALGARHQVFDFGGPGAAASGNPAALVTPRLDAGLGPVARLTTQAFLRSRDLYRQTAGAVIDQGVLQLAVGERDAGRFGKVAASDLFAPGDLEILTSDQSSDQLGEPTALSGLNLASALVIRPQAVMTAWLAPCLQQKVAVLEQVDKGWRLIGDAGESLGEFEAVILAGGQDSLNLAPDLDLRPVRGQATWVKTDEPVGAAAWGGYLVPTIDGLLFGATHDRGDGQKDVRPGDQTRNLEALGLARPDLAGRLARGELQNRAAVRATTADSLPLAGPSARDGLYLLCGLGSHGFSFGPVMGEHVAALVIGAPSPLSAEAAALIDPDRFRRREERRGRIPTNIRADIPDVV, from the coding sequence ATGAGCGCGGACGACACCCTTCTCGACTGGTCGCCAGAGGGCGAGCCGAGGTCGCGCCTCTATGGGGATGTCTACTTCTCGGCCGAGGACGGACTGAGTGAGGCGCGGACGGTTTTCCTGCAGGGCTGCGACCTGCCCCGGGGGTGGAGCGGCCGCCAGCACTATGTGGTCGGGGAGCTGGGCTTCGGGACCGGCCTGAACATTCTGGCCCTGCTGGACCTCTGGCGAGCAAACCGGCCCGATCAGGGGCGGCTCTCGGTCTTTTCAATTGAAGCCCATCTCATGTCGCAGGAGGAGGCCCGCCGAGCCCTCAGCCGGTGGCCGGAACTGTCTGACCTGGCCGGAGAGCTACTGGCCCAATGGCCGCGGACCCGCAGCGGGCGACATCGCATTGAGATGCCAGAGCTGGGCGTGACGATCGACCTGGCCCTCATGGAGGTCTCCCAGGCCCTGGAGGGTTGGCTGGGCCGCGCCGACGCCTGGTTCCTCGATGGATTTTCGCCAGCCCTGAACCCGGCCATGTGGAGCGACGAGGTGCTGGCTCTTGTCGCCGCCCGAACGTCGCCCGGAGGACTTGCGGCGACCTTCACCGTCGCGGGGCAGGTGCGGCGGGGGCTGCAGGCGGCAGGCTTTGCGGTGGAGAAACGGCCGGGCTTCGGGCGGAAACGCGAGCGGCTGGAGGCCATCATGCCCGGCGAAGGGCCGGTGGTCGGATCCATGCCGCGGATTGCCATCATCGGCGCGGGAATTGCCGGGGCCTCAGTCAGCCGCGCCCTCACCGCCCTTGGGGCCAGGCATCAGGTCTTTGATTTCGGGGGACCGGGCGCCGCAGCCTCGGGCAATCCAGCGGCGCTTGTGACACCCCGCCTGGACGCCGGCCTGGGCCCGGTGGCCCGCCTGACCACCCAGGCCTTCCTGCGGTCCCGCGACCTTTACCGCCAGACCGCCGGCGCCGTCATTGATCAGGGTGTCCTGCAGCTGGCCGTGGGCGAGCGCGACGCCGGGCGCTTTGGGAAGGTTGCAGCCTCAGACCTCTTCGCCCCCGGCGACCTTGAAATCCTGACCAGCGACCAGTCTTCAGACCAGCTCGGCGAACCGACTGCCCTGTCTGGTCTGAACCTGGCCAGCGCCCTGGTCATCCGCCCGCAGGCCGTAATGACCGCCTGGCTTGCCCCTTGCCTGCAGCAGAAAGTGGCGGTGCTTGAGCAGGTTGATAAGGGATGGCGGCTGATTGGTGACGCCGGCGAAAGCCTTGGTGAGTTCGAGGCCGTGATCCTGGCCGGCGGGCAGGACAGCTTGAACCTGGCGCCTGACCTGGATCTGCGGCCCGTGCGGGGCCAGGCGACATGGGTGAAGACCGACGAGCCGGTGGGGGCGGCGGCCTGGGGCGGCTATCTGGTCCCGACGATTGACGGCCTGCTGTTCGGCGCGACCCACGACCGGGGCGATGGGCAGAAGGACGTCCGGCCCGGGGATCAGACCCGCAATCTGGAAGCACTTGGCCTGGCGCGTCCGGACCTGGCGGGGCGGCTGGCGCGGGGCGAACTTCAGAACCGGGCGGCCGTGCGCGCAACAACCGCCGACAGCCTGCCCCTGGCCGGTCCGTCAGCCAGGGACGGGCTTTACCTGCTGTGCGGCCTGGGATCCCATGGCTTTTCCTTCGGGCCGGTCATGGGCGAGCATGTAGCCGCCCTGGTCATCGGGGCGCCATCGCCCCTTTCAGCCGAGGCCGCCGCCCTGATCGACCCCGACCGGTTCCGACGGCGAGAGGAAAGGCGTGGTCGTATTCCGACCAATATTCGGGCTGACATTCCTGACGTCGTGTAA